From the genome of Prevotella herbatica, one region includes:
- a CDS encoding S9 family peptidase — MKKISLVLLLMMSLMNLQAQKRAFKISDLYRVQSVYGVAVSPQGNTLAYVHSRSDLKNHKSYQNIALMNLKDFSTRDLTTDGKSGDAMWSKDGKLVYFISSISGTPQLYCSDATGKAEKLTDYELGINAPVLSPDNRYVAFTANVFPEAGADGKKNVELQKKLDNGPVQAHIADKLLYRHWTEYADGKYQHIIVYDLKDKTYTDVTPGEWVSPVFMPGGGVGFNFSPDSKEICFVSNRTQHQEANTNCNLWTVPVKGGEVKCLTAENEAWDGTPVYSPDGKYIAYRMQRIPGYESDRFLLALINRQTGEKTVLTESFDNWVDDFKWSPDSKNIFFLGEETGYEPLFKVNVKSHKINKVIGNRAIGDFDFDAKGNFYYTYSRTGKPNSLYTSVANGTKERQLTFLNKELEQEVDIRPSETMWVKGANGDDVEVFIVKPHGFEAGKKYPLIVNVHGGPQMQWMDSFRGDWQVYPGSGYVVAYPNPHGSTGRGQAFCRAISGDFGGAPYVDVMKVTDALAKLEYVDSTRMGAMGWSYGGYFMNWLQANKHPFKCLASMMGLYDLRSMWGATEELWFPNFDLKGQPWNSDQYKKFSPSEYVSNFKTPTLIITGEKDYRVPYTQSLQYFNTLQTLGIPSRLIVFKNDGHWPSNLYSMPVYYNAHLEWFHKYLGGAPAPWDTQKMVANQIEY, encoded by the coding sequence ATGAAAAAAATCAGTTTAGTTTTACTTTTAATGATGTCTTTGATGAATCTACAGGCACAAAAAAGAGCTTTTAAGATCTCAGACCTCTATCGTGTGCAGAGTGTGTATGGAGTGGCTGTGTCCCCTCAAGGTAACACCCTTGCTTATGTCCATAGCCGTTCTGATTTGAAGAATCACAAATCATATCAGAATATCGCATTGATGAATTTAAAGGATTTCTCAACACGAGACCTTACCACAGACGGTAAGAGTGGTGATGCTATGTGGAGCAAAGACGGAAAGCTTGTTTATTTTATTTCGTCTATAAGTGGGACTCCTCAGCTTTATTGCAGTGACGCAACTGGTAAGGCCGAAAAACTTACAGATTATGAACTCGGAATCAATGCTCCTGTGCTTTCTCCTGATAATCGTTATGTAGCTTTCACAGCTAATGTGTTCCCTGAGGCTGGAGCTGACGGCAAGAAGAATGTCGAACTACAGAAGAAACTTGATAACGGACCTGTTCAGGCTCATATTGCTGATAAGTTGCTTTACAGACATTGGACTGAATATGCCGATGGTAAATATCAGCACATCATTGTTTATGACTTGAAAGATAAGACTTATACTGATGTTACTCCTGGTGAATGGGTATCTCCTGTTTTCATGCCAGGTGGAGGTGTTGGCTTCAATTTCTCTCCTGATAGCAAGGAAATCTGCTTTGTAAGCAATCGCACTCAGCATCAGGAAGCAAATACCAACTGCAATCTTTGGACTGTTCCTGTAAAGGGTGGTGAAGTTAAATGCCTTACCGCTGAGAATGAGGCATGGGACGGAACTCCAGTCTATTCTCCTGATGGCAAATATATTGCTTATCGCATGCAGCGCATTCCTGGATATGAATCAGATAGATTCCTGCTTGCTTTGATTAACCGTCAGACTGGTGAAAAGACTGTTCTCACAGAGAGTTTTGATAACTGGGTTGATGATTTTAAATGGAGCCCTGACAGCAAGAATATCTTTTTCTTGGGTGAGGAAACTGGCTATGAACCTTTGTTCAAAGTCAATGTGAAGAGCCATAAAATCAATAAGGTAATAGGCAATCGTGCTATTGGCGACTTTGATTTCGATGCAAAGGGCAATTTCTATTATACATATTCTAGAACTGGTAAGCCAAATTCTTTGTACACTTCTGTTGCTAATGGAACTAAGGAGCGTCAGCTTACATTCCTTAATAAAGAATTAGAGCAGGAAGTTGACATCCGTCCATCTGAAACAATGTGGGTAAAGGGTGCCAATGGTGATGATGTAGAAGTGTTTATCGTGAAGCCTCATGGTTTTGAAGCTGGAAAGAAATATCCTTTGATAGTCAATGTTCATGGTGGTCCACAGATGCAGTGGATGGATAGCTTCCGTGGCGACTGGCAGGTATATCCAGGTTCAGGCTATGTTGTTGCATATCCTAATCCTCATGGATCAACAGGTCGTGGACAGGCTTTCTGCCGTGCCATAAGCGGAGACTTCGGTGGCGCTCCTTATGTAGACGTTATGAAGGTTACAGACGCTCTTGCTAAATTAGAATATGTTGACTCTACCCGTATGGGCGCCATGGGATGGTCTTATGGTGGTTACTTCATGAACTGGTTGCAGGCAAACAAGCATCCTTTCAAGTGTCTTGCTTCAATGATGGGACTTTATGACCTGCGTTCTATGTGGGGTGCAACAGAGGAACTTTGGTTCCCTAACTTTGATTTAAAGGGGCAGCCTTGGAACTCAGATCAATATAAGAAGTTCTCTCCATCAGAGTATGTTTCTAATTTCAAGACACCTACATTGATTATCACTGGAGAGAAAGACTATCGTGTGCCATACACACAGAGTCTACAATATTTCAACACTCTTCAGACGTTGGGCATTCCTTCTCGCTTAATCGTATTTAAGAATGACGGACATTGGCCAAGTAATCTTTATTCAATGCCTGTATATTACAATGCTCATCTTGAGTGGTTCCATAAATATCTTGGTGGTGCACCTGCTCCTTGGGATACCCAGAAAATGGTTGCTAACCAGATAGAGTATTAA